One part of the Hyalangium ruber genome encodes these proteins:
- a CDS encoding biliverdin-producing heme oxygenase translates to MKPVHPTKCLPPAPQTLLLRLKTETRPHHERAERTVRLLEPGLTPEGYRRHLEALYGLFAPLEEALADCLSGRVPELRATERWKLPLLEEDLAALGHDAASLARLPRASTLPALTGLPEALGCFYVLEGSTLGGQLILRHLQKHFAGAPVGAFAFFRAYGEEVGPMWKAFGEAVTRVSAAEASESFDARVVRGAQDTFDAFEAWLGREVTDVVADA, encoded by the coding sequence CCAGTCCATCCTACGAAGTGCTTGCCCCCGGCACCTCAGACCCTGCTCCTGCGATTGAAGACGGAAACCCGCCCGCACCATGAACGGGCCGAGCGCACGGTGCGCTTGCTGGAGCCAGGGTTGACGCCCGAGGGGTACCGGCGACACCTGGAGGCGCTCTACGGGCTCTTTGCTCCGCTGGAGGAGGCGCTCGCCGACTGTCTCTCGGGGCGAGTGCCGGAGCTGCGAGCCACCGAGCGCTGGAAGCTGCCGCTGCTCGAGGAGGACCTCGCGGCGCTAGGGCATGACGCCGCCTCGCTGGCGCGCCTGCCCCGCGCCTCCACGCTCCCGGCGCTGACCGGCCTGCCCGAGGCGCTGGGCTGCTTCTACGTCCTCGAGGGCTCCACGCTGGGCGGCCAGCTCATCCTCCGCCACCTCCAGAAACACTTCGCGGGAGCGCCCGTGGGCGCCTTCGCCTTCTTCCGGGCCTACGGCGAGGAGGTGGGGCCCATGTGGAAGGCCTTCGGCGAGGCGGTGACCCGCGTCTCGGCCGCCGAGGCCTCCGAGAGCTTCGACGCGCGGGTGGTGCGCGGCGCGCAGGACACGTTCGACGCCTTCGAGGCCTGGCTGGGCCGGGAGGTGACGGATGTCGTTGCCGACGCATGA